The window CCTGGGCAAGAGGACCGAGCACAGAAGCCCCATGGTCAAAGATTTCGTCCCGCTGGCGAACCTCAACGATGTCGAGATCGCGGCATGGGACATCTTCCCTGACGACGGCTACACCGCCGCGAAGAAGGCCGGGGTGCTGAACGACACGGACCTCGAACTCGCGAAGACTGCGCTGGCCGCAGTAAAGCCGATGAAGGGCTACTTTGATCAGAACTGGGTCAAGAAGCTCGACGGAAACTACGTTAAGAGCGCCAAGACGAAGCGCGAGTATGCCGAGCAGCTCATGGACGACATCAAGCGCTTCCAGAAGGAGCGCGGGGTGAGCCGCACCGTAGTCGTCTGGTGCGCTTCCACCGAGACATTCGCCCAGAGGAACGACGCGCACAGCACGCTCGCCAAGTTCGAGAAGGCGCTGGAGTCCAACGACCCCACGATCGCGCCCTCAATGGTCTACGCGTATGCGGCGCTGAAGCTCGGCATCCCCTTCGCCAACGGCGCTCCGGGACTCACGGTCGACACCCCGGCGCTCTGCGAGCTCGCGAACGAGACGCGCACGCCGATCTGCGGCAAGGACTTCAAGACCGGACAGACGCTCATGAAGACAATACTCGCCCCCGGCCTCAAGGCGAGATACCTCGGCCTCTCGGGCTGGTTCTCCACGAACATCCTCGGCAACCGCGACGGCGAAGTGCTGGACGACCCGGGCTCATTCAAGACCAAGGAGGAGTCCAAACTCTCCGTCCTCGACACGATACTGCAGCCAGAGCTCAACCCGGACCTCTACGGCAATATCTTCCACAAGGTCCGCATCAACTACTACCCGCCGCGCGGAGACGCAAAGGAGGGTTGGGACAACATCGACATATTCGGGTGGATGAAATATCCGATGCAGATCAAGGTGGACTTCCTCTGCCGCGATTCCATCCTCGCCGCGCCGATCGTGCTCGACCTCGCTCTCTTCATGGACTTGGCCAAGCGTGCGGAGTTCAGGGGCATCCAGGAGTGGCTCTCCTTCTACTTCAAGTCGCCGCAGACCGCCGAAGGCCTGTATCCCGAGCACAATCTCTTCATCCAGGAGACCAAACTCAAGAACACGCTTCGCTGGATGATGGGAGAGGAACAGATCACGCATCTCGGGAACGAATATTACGGGATGTGATTCAAGATTCGCCTGTTGGAAAGACAAAACCCCCTGGGAGACCAGGGGGTTTTTTATGTTGGAGACGTCATTTTGCTGACGTTTATTGGTAGATTTTTACCCAGACGCCGACATCCCGCCATCCATCTGCCCTGTCTATACCAATAAATTCAACCAACTATAACAAATTAAAATAAACCCTCCGTTGGCACAGATTATGCTTATTTTATGAGGGTGGACTGTACATACCCCTATAAGGGGAATGGGAAGGGCTACAATATGAAACTCATCAGATTTTTGACGGTGGGCATCGTGATATTTGCCGGTTGCGCCGGCTACATCGATATGCCCGGGCCCTCAAGCCACACCATCCTTGCGCCGGAGCTCTCGGATATAAGGGTCTCGGCGCTGGGAGCGAACAACGACTTCGGCATGGTCCCCGGACTCTCGCTCGGAGGGATAACAATACCTGAATGCACGCAGGAAGACGGATCACCGATCGACTTTGAAGTCAGCTATTCCATGGATGACCTCCCGACCTGGCTCAGCTTCGATGCCTCCACGCGCGCCCTTTCTCTGACCGAGGGATCGATTGTACCTGTTGAGGCCTACGACGCGGCAGAGGTGACGTACGTGTGCACCGACGCCTCTGATCCTGGCGTCTCAGACTCGCGGACGTTTGTCGTAAACGATCTGGACGGCGGCGGCGCCGTCGACGGCAGGGAATATCAGCACGGGGAGATCCCGCTGCTGAACAAGACGGGCTATTTCAAGCTCACCCCCGGCAACGTCGATCTCTACAGGCCCGGCGGCCCATCCTTCCTTTTGCCCACCAACACCACCGGAGGGCTGGATTCCACGAATGCGGCGGATGATACCGAGGACTTTGACGGGGACGCTGGGGTGGCCGGGGGCGGAACTAACCTGGAGGAAACGATAAACGGGACCGACATATTCCTGTTCGCCACACAGGGCGCCTTTGCCCCGGCCGTCATCTATGCTACGGGCGCCAACCCCGTCGATATCATGGCCGCTGACCTTGACAGCGACGGAGACTTAGACCTGACCTCGAGCAACAGGAGCGGGGCCATCTACGACTTTTCAGTCTTTCTCAACAACGGCGACGGCACATACGCGGCCGGTGTCACCTACCCGACCGATAACCCGACTGTTGCCATCGCGGCCGCGGATCTTGACGCCGACGGAAACGTCGATCTCCTCACAAACCAAGATCCGGGAGTAACATCCGTGTTCATGGGACACGGAGACGGCACGTTCGATGCGCAGGTAGACTACGTAACCGGTGGAAGGTCGCACAGCATCATCGCTGCGGACCTCGACGGGGACGGTGATGTCGACGCTGCAATCGGCTTCACCACGCCGGACATATCCGTCCTGCTGAACAACGGCGACGGCACGTTCGGTGCTTCAACCGCATACGCCACAGGGGACTCCCCGCGACACCTTACGGCCGCGGACTTTGACAAGGACGGCGACCTCGACATCGCGACAGCCAACAGTGTGGACAACAATATATCGGTGCTCATGGGCAATGGGGACGGGACGTTTGCGGCCCAAACGGCTTACGACGTCGGCACCGGTCCGCTCAGCATCGTCGCATCGGACTTTGACGAGGACGGAGAGATCGATCTCGCGGTCGCAAACAATCTCTCTGACAATCTCTCGATCCTGCTGGGGAATGGCGACGGGACCTTTGCCGCAGAGGTGACCTACGGCACAGGCACGCAGCCGAACGGGCTCGCGGCGACTGATCTTGACGGCGACGGGAACGTCGACCTTGCCACGGCCAACTCGGGATCAAACGACGTGTCGGTGCTCTTCGGGAACGGCGACGGCACCTTTGCTGCGGACGTGGTTTACAGCACTGCCAGCACAGCGCCAATCGA is drawn from bacterium and contains these coding sequences:
- a CDS encoding inositol-3-phosphate synthase, which gives rise to MTTETKPHTIKPAEGKLGVLLVGLGAISTTVIAGIDAIKKGRTKPYGSLTQMGTIRLGKRTEHRSPMVKDFVPLANLNDVEIAAWDIFPDDGYTAAKKAGVLNDTDLELAKTALAAVKPMKGYFDQNWVKKLDGNYVKSAKTKREYAEQLMDDIKRFQKERGVSRTVVVWCASTETFAQRNDAHSTLAKFEKALESNDPTIAPSMVYAYAALKLGIPFANGAPGLTVDTPALCELANETRTPICGKDFKTGQTLMKTILAPGLKARYLGLSGWFSTNILGNRDGEVLDDPGSFKTKEESKLSVLDTILQPELNPDLYGNIFHKVRINYYPPRGDAKEGWDNIDIFGWMKYPMQIKVDFLCRDSILAAPIVLDLALFMDLAKRAEFRGIQEWLSFYFKSPQTAEGLYPEHNLFIQETKLKNTLRWMMGEEQITHLGNEYYGM
- a CDS encoding VCBS repeat-containing protein, with protein sequence MKLIRFLTVGIVIFAGCAGYIDMPGPSSHTILAPELSDIRVSALGANNDFGMVPGLSLGGITIPECTQEDGSPIDFEVSYSMDDLPTWLSFDASTRALSLTEGSIVPVEAYDAAEVTYVCTDASDPGVSDSRTFVVNDLDGGGAVDGREYQHGEIPLLNKTGYFKLTPGNVDLYRPGGPSFLLPTNTTGGLDSTNAADDTEDFDGDAGVAGGGTNLEETINGTDIFLFATQGAFAPAVIYATGANPVDIMAADLDSDGDLDLTSSNRSGAIYDFSVFLNNGDGTYAAGVTYPTDNPTVAIAAADLDADGNVDLLTNQDPGVTSVFMGHGDGTFDAQVDYVTGGRSHSIIAADLDGDGDVDAAIGFTTPDISVLLNNGDGTFGASTAYATGDSPRHLTAADFDKDGDLDIATANSVDNNISVLMGNGDGTFAAQTAYDVGTGPLSIVASDFDEDGEIDLAVANNLSDNLSILLGNGDGTFAAEVTYGTGTQPNGLAATDLDGDGNVDLATANSGSNDVSVLFGNGDGTFAADVVYSTASTAPIDIVSADLDNDGALDLATINNNGLIGNVISVLLQD